From a region of the Desulfomonile tiedjei genome:
- a CDS encoding cupin domain-containing protein has protein sequence MSEKIRLTFLPSRAEKDSPRRIVEQRGEMAILHPVGPVYNPVYFDLHPGEGNIRGRHYHKSKTEMFYVISGHCRISYFDLETGAKGSLEMRQGDMATVLPNCAHQLEAVEFCQVIEFSTDDVDYSEDTMPYEL, from the coding sequence ATGAGTGAAAAAATCAGACTTACTTTCCTTCCCTCCCGCGCAGAAAAAGACAGCCCTAGAAGAATTGTCGAACAGCGCGGGGAGATGGCAATCTTGCATCCAGTGGGGCCTGTGTACAATCCGGTATACTTCGATCTACATCCCGGTGAGGGCAACATCCGGGGCAGGCACTATCACAAGTCCAAGACCGAAATGTTCTATGTTATTTCAGGTCATTGCCGAATCAGTTACTTTGATCTGGAAACCGGGGCAAAAGGGAGCCTCGAAATGAGGCAAGGTGACATGGCCACAGTTCTGCCTAACTGCGCACACCAACTCGAAGCCGTGGAATTCTGCCAGGTAATTGAATTCTCCACCGACGATGTGGATTATTCAGAGGATACGATGCCTTACGAACTGTGA